A section of the Pseudomonas tritici genome encodes:
- a CDS encoding TfoX/Sxy family protein: MNDELQHLKNLGKTSAQWLHAVGIHSASDLRRLGAVDAYRAVRTRGFRASKVLLYAIEGALMDVHWNDIPAERKEALNRQLDALSARQKN; the protein is encoded by the coding sequence ATGAACGATGAGCTGCAACACCTGAAAAACCTCGGCAAGACGTCAGCACAGTGGCTGCACGCAGTGGGCATCCACAGTGCGTCCGACTTGCGTCGCCTGGGCGCGGTCGATGCTTACCGAGCCGTGCGGACGCGCGGGTTCCGCGCGTCAAAAGTGCTGCTGTATGCCATCGAAGGGGCATTGATGGATGTGCACTGGAACGACATTCCTGCTGAGCGCAAGGAAGCGTTGAACCGTCAATTGGACGCTCTGTCGGCACGCCAGAAAAATTAG
- a CDS encoding pentapeptide repeat-containing protein, with protein sequence MSQPKLLDTPLYSLLHKDDVRGFNEERPKDGVIDMRGGDFRGLDLRELNAAGVDFTDAYFRSADLRGLDLRDCPLEGASLAHAQISGTYFPPELTADEILMSVNFGTRLRYRTR encoded by the coding sequence ATGAGTCAGCCCAAGCTTCTTGATACTCCGCTTTACTCGCTCCTGCATAAAGATGATGTCCGAGGATTTAACGAGGAACGCCCAAAAGACGGGGTCATCGATATGCGCGGTGGCGACTTCCGTGGGTTGGACCTGCGTGAGCTTAACGCCGCTGGCGTGGATTTTACCGACGCGTATTTCCGCTCCGCCGATTTGCGTGGCCTGGACTTGCGTGACTGCCCACTGGAAGGAGCGAGCCTGGCCCATGCGCAGATTTCCGGTACTTACTTCCCGCCAGAACTCACTGCCGATGAGATCCTCATGTCGGTCAATTTCGGCACCCGCCTACGCTACCGCACCCGCTAA